In Cupriavidus taiwanensis, the following are encoded in one genomic region:
- the aroB gene encoding 3-dehydroquinate synthase yields the protein MITLEVDLGERSYPIHIGTGLLDNAELLRPHVRGQHAVIVTNETVGPLYAARVAATLTALGKTVRTVTLPDGESFKHWETLNRIFDALLQAGADRKTTLVALGGGVVGDMTGFAAACYMRGVPFIQMPTTLLAQVDSSVGGKTGINHPLGKNMIGAFHQPNAVIADIDTLRTLPPRELAAGMAEVIKHGAIADAEYFGWIERNIKALNDCDPELMAVAVQRSCEIKAGVVAQDEREGGLRAILNFGHTFGHAIEAGMGYGAWLHGEAVGCGMVMAADLSHRLGFIDIETLARVRTLTQAAMLPVVAPELGAERYIELMKVDKKAEAGSIKFILLKKLGEAFITSVPDADLRATLAHAVLKPPTEAPVA from the coding sequence ATGATTACCCTTGAAGTCGACCTGGGCGAGCGCAGCTACCCCATCCACATCGGCACCGGCCTGCTCGACAACGCCGAGCTGCTGCGCCCGCACGTGCGCGGCCAGCACGCCGTCATCGTCACCAATGAAACCGTCGGGCCGCTCTATGCGGCGCGCGTCGCGGCCACGCTCACCGCGCTGGGCAAGACCGTGCGCACCGTCACGCTGCCCGACGGCGAGTCCTTCAAGCACTGGGAAACGCTGAACCGGATCTTCGACGCGCTGCTGCAGGCCGGCGCCGACCGCAAGACCACGCTGGTGGCGCTGGGCGGCGGCGTGGTCGGCGACATGACCGGGTTTGCCGCCGCGTGCTATATGCGCGGCGTCCCGTTCATCCAGATGCCGACCACGCTGTTGGCGCAGGTCGATTCATCGGTGGGCGGCAAGACCGGCATCAACCACCCGCTCGGCAAGAACATGATCGGTGCGTTCCACCAGCCCAACGCGGTGATCGCCGATATCGACACGCTGCGCACGCTGCCGCCGCGCGAACTGGCCGCCGGCATGGCCGAGGTCATCAAGCACGGCGCCATCGCCGATGCCGAGTACTTCGGCTGGATCGAGCGCAACATCAAGGCGCTGAACGACTGCGACCCCGAACTGATGGCCGTGGCGGTGCAGCGCTCGTGCGAAATCAAGGCCGGCGTGGTGGCGCAGGACGAACGCGAGGGCGGGCTGCGCGCCATCCTCAATTTCGGCCATACCTTTGGCCATGCGATCGAGGCTGGCATGGGCTACGGCGCCTGGCTGCACGGCGAAGCCGTCGGCTGCGGCATGGTGATGGCCGCCGACCTGTCGCACCGGCTGGGCTTTATCGATATCGAGACGCTGGCGCGCGTGCGCACGCTCACGCAGGCGGCGATGCTGCCGGTGGTGGCGCCGGAACTGGGCGCCGAGCGCTATATCGAACTGATGAAGGTCGACAAGAAGGCCGAGGCCGGCAGCATCAAGTTCATCCTGCTGAAAAAGCTCGGCGAGGCGTTCATCACCAGCGTGCCGGACGCGGATCTGCGCGCAACGCTGGCGCACGCCGTCCTGAAACCTCCCACCGAGGCACCGGTCGCCTGA
- a CDS encoding shikimate kinase: protein MGAGKTTVGRTVARRLHYPFFDSDHELEAHCGVRIPVIFELEGEAGFRDREAAMIRELAQRQGIVLATGGGAVLRAENRAVLKARGTVVYLRASPHDLWLRTRHDRNRPLLQTEDPKGKLEALYAERDPLYREVADFIIETGKPSVAQLANMVLMQLEMAGFRIDPPQPASPPADDAEPPAQDPNP from the coding sequence GCAAGACCACCGTGGGCCGCACGGTGGCACGGCGCCTGCACTATCCGTTTTTCGATTCCGACCATGAGCTCGAGGCGCACTGCGGCGTGCGCATCCCGGTGATCTTCGAACTCGAGGGCGAGGCCGGCTTCCGCGACCGCGAGGCCGCGATGATCCGCGAACTGGCGCAGCGCCAGGGCATCGTGCTGGCCACCGGCGGCGGCGCCGTGCTGCGCGCCGAGAACCGCGCGGTGCTGAAGGCCCGCGGCACGGTGGTGTACCTGCGCGCCAGCCCGCACGACCTGTGGCTGCGCACTCGGCACGACCGCAACCGCCCGCTGCTGCAGACCGAGGACCCCAAGGGCAAGCTCGAGGCGCTGTACGCCGAGCGCGACCCGCTATACCGCGAAGTCGCCGACTTCATCATCGAAACCGGCAAGCCCTCGGTGGCGCAGCTTGCTAATATGGTGTTGATGCAACTTGAAATGGCCGGTTTCCGGATCGATCCCCCGCAGCCGGCGTCCCCGCCCGCGGACGATGCCGAACCCCCGGCGCAGGACCCCAATCCATGA